Proteins encoded in a region of the Planctomycetota bacterium genome:
- a CDS encoding glycosyltransferase family 39 protein: MDRIRKFFNRDSEAWGPLLLVALTLAVYVYRLDALSIRGEESRRITITHEMLNSGNWFEIRDEGQLFLERPPLCNWVIGWGILALGDDRQFAVRLPSVLSTLIMALVVYGCARTWQSRLGALTAGMAWLTMGQVLQIGRLAENDSLMTVTLGSAILCWECGYRVGWRPSVTWSVGYALTGLATLAKGIQGPVYFLACTGFYLLFIRRDWRFFFSRAHAIGLLAFAATLSVWQVPYLLMLGWDVTYLTWTREILKKTTITEWGPLLGHMTAYPFEVFGSMLPWSALLLWFAQPRFRRELPIQVKPAIQFLVCSFLITFPSVWLAQAARPRYFMPLMPCMAVLVGLVVDQLFARDQRTGDLRPWRVTARTLGVTSALVGVVTLIVSLLPMDLSLTTPWYFGVAFALLALGCGALVWQAGNRSTMTSVGSMVVAVALLFGMGYNLLLVNFYRSVTNDAEASIVEFRDHLPPNTRLVSIGGVHHLFRYHLRRPVERVEITDAARERFEYFCFDRPELAVKLDFGFAWEPVCEINCDRHLAKQPKDVVIIGRRLPDARTASAATEATVPK, encoded by the coding sequence CGCATTCGTAAGTTTTTCAATCGTGATTCCGAGGCGTGGGGGCCGTTGCTGCTGGTGGCCCTGACGCTGGCGGTTTACGTCTATCGGCTCGACGCGCTAAGCATTCGCGGCGAGGAGTCGCGCCGCATCACGATCACGCACGAGATGCTCAACAGCGGCAACTGGTTTGAAATCCGCGACGAGGGGCAACTGTTCCTCGAACGCCCGCCGCTGTGCAACTGGGTCATCGGTTGGGGCATTCTGGCGTTGGGCGACGATCGACAATTCGCCGTTCGACTGCCGTCGGTCTTATCGACGCTGATCATGGCCTTGGTGGTCTATGGCTGCGCGCGGACGTGGCAATCGCGACTGGGCGCGCTGACCGCCGGCATGGCCTGGCTCACCATGGGGCAGGTGCTGCAGATTGGCCGGCTGGCCGAGAATGACTCGCTGATGACGGTCACGCTCGGCTCGGCGATTCTCTGCTGGGAGTGCGGCTACCGCGTCGGTTGGCGACCGAGCGTGACGTGGAGCGTCGGCTACGCGCTGACCGGGCTGGCCACCTTGGCCAAGGGGATCCAAGGGCCGGTTTATTTCCTGGCCTGCACTGGTTTCTATCTGCTGTTCATTCGCCGTGATTGGCGATTCTTCTTCTCGCGGGCGCACGCGATCGGACTGTTGGCGTTCGCCGCCACGCTCAGCGTCTGGCAAGTTCCTTACCTGCTGATGCTCGGCTGGGACGTGACGTATCTGACCTGGACGCGCGAAATTCTCAAGAAGACGACGATCACCGAGTGGGGGCCGCTGCTCGGGCATATGACGGCGTATCCATTCGAAGTCTTTGGCTCGATGTTGCCCTGGTCGGCGCTGCTGCTGTGGTTTGCCCAGCCGCGATTTCGTCGTGAATTGCCTATCCAGGTGAAACCTGCGATTCAGTTCTTGGTTTGCTCGTTCTTGATCACATTCCCCAGCGTGTGGCTTGCGCAGGCCGCGCGTCCGCGCTACTTCATGCCGCTAATGCCTTGCATGGCGGTGTTGGTGGGACTAGTGGTCGATCAACTATTCGCCCGCGATCAACGGACGGGCGACTTGCGCCCCTGGCGGGTGACGGCACGCACGCTCGGCGTCACGTCGGCCCTAGTGGGCGTGGTGACCCTCATCGTCTCGTTGTTGCCGATGGATCTCTCGCTGACTACTCCCTGGTATTTCGGCGTGGCCTTCGCGCTCTTGGCGCTTGGCTGCGGCGCGCTGGTCTGGCAAGCGGGCAACCGCTCGACGATGACGAGCGTCGGCTCGATGGTCGTCGCGGTCGCGCTGTTGTTTGGCATGGGCTACAACCTGCTCTTGGTGAATTTCTACCGCTCGGTGACCAACGACGCCGAGGCATCGATCGTCGAGTTCCGCGACCATTTGCCGCCGAATACCCGGCTGGTGAGTATTGGCGGCGTGCATCACTTGTTCCGCTACCATTTGCGTCGGCCGGTCGAGCGCGTGGAAATCACTGACGCGGCCCGCGAGAGGTTTGAATACTTCTGCTTCGATCGGCCGGAGCTTGCGGTCAAGCTGGATTTTGGTTTCGCCTGGGAGCCGGTCTGCGAAATAAACTGCGATCGGCACCTTGCGAAGCAACCGAAGGACGTGGTGATCATCGGCCGACGGCTGCCCGACGCGCGAACCGCCAGCGCCGCAACCGAAGCAACTGTGCCGAAATAG
- a CDS encoding glycosyltransferase, with product MTATTFTTVPDDATTARAPNASPSRLSIVIPVYRGALTVEPLVHKLIEHLDQAYQLEIVLVNDASPDQSADVCRRLSMTLPQVKFVNLSRNFSEHNAVMAGLNHCWGDYAVIMDDDFQNPPSEVIKLVDEIRRGYDVVFAQYESKRHHPLRNLGSWFNNQVASILLRKPKDLYLSSFKAVNRFLIDEIIKYQGPYPYVDGLILRCTNSWSRVTVEHDSRQVGKSGYTMTKLVSLWLNMFTNFSILPLRLASCLGFLFAIIGLLIAIYAVIDRFIDPQMPSGWASLMVSILITSGVQLFALGTIGEYLGRLFLKDNGQPQFVVRERVNCELKPRART from the coding sequence ATGACGGCCACGACCTTTACCACGGTGCCTGACGACGCGACCACCGCTCGCGCGCCGAACGCCAGCCCGTCGCGATTGTCAATCGTGATTCCGGTCTATCGTGGTGCGCTGACCGTTGAACCGTTGGTTCACAAGCTGATCGAGCATTTGGACCAGGCGTATCAACTGGAAATCGTGCTGGTCAACGACGCCAGCCCCGATCAATCGGCCGACGTCTGCCGGCGACTGTCGATGACCTTGCCGCAAGTTAAGTTCGTCAACCTGTCGCGCAATTTCAGCGAACACAACGCCGTGATGGCGGGCCTGAATCACTGCTGGGGCGACTACGCCGTGATCATGGACGACGATTTTCAGAATCCGCCCAGCGAAGTCATTAAGCTGGTCGATGAGATTCGCCGCGGCTACGACGTCGTCTTCGCACAATATGAAAGCAAGCGACATCACCCGTTGCGCAATTTGGGAAGCTGGTTCAACAATCAAGTGGCCAGCATCTTGCTGCGCAAGCCCAAGGATCTGTACCTCTCGTCGTTCAAGGCGGTGAATCGCTTCCTGATCGACGAGATCATCAAGTACCAGGGGCCCTATCCGTACGTCGACGGTTTGATTCTGCGCTGCACCAACAGTTGGTCGCGCGTGACGGTCGAGCACGATTCGCGGCAAGTCGGCAAGAGTGGCTACACGATGACCAAGCTGGTCAGTCTGTGGCTGAATATGTTCACCAACTTTTCGATCCTGCCGCTGCGTTTGGCGTCATGCTTGGGCTTCTTGTTTGCAATCATTGGTTTACTGATTGCGATCTACGCGGTCATTGATCGCTTTATCGACCCTCAAATGCCCTCGGGCTGGGCGTCGTTGATGGTCTCGATTCTGATCACCAGCGGCGTACAATTATTCGCGCTGGGGACGATTGGCGAATACCTGGGGCGACTCTTCCTCAAGGACAATGGCCAGCCCCAGTTTGTCGTCCGTGAACGTGTGAACTGCGAACTCAAACCGCGAGCGCGAACGTGA
- a CDS encoding NAD-dependent epimerase/dehydratase family protein produces the protein MNSASRYADRQVLVTGGLGFIGSNLAIRLVEAGAQVTLLDSLIPQFGGSWANIEPVRDRVAVNISDMRDTHSLDVLVAGKDDIFHLAGQVSHGDSMRDPQLDLEVNCVSTMNLVESCRKHNPSARLLYTSTRQVYGRPQCLPVNEDHPTVPLDVNGINKLAAEYYHLLYHVTYGVRSVVLRLTNTYGPRQQIRSNRQGFCGIFIRQALRGEAIQLFGGGQQVRDFNYVDDVIDAMLLGLDTEACLGRVFNLGAPRHYSLVDFVNILQRHCQFPVTSVPFPDDKKIIDIGDYYGDYSRFAAATGWQPRVDLEAGIERSLDFYRQHKEEYWL, from the coding sequence GTGAACTCGGCCAGCCGCTATGCCGACCGCCAGGTGCTCGTGACCGGCGGCCTGGGCTTCATTGGCAGCAACCTGGCGATTCGCCTGGTCGAAGCCGGCGCACAGGTGACGCTGCTCGATTCGCTGATTCCACAATTTGGCGGCTCGTGGGCCAACATCGAGCCCGTCCGCGATCGCGTGGCCGTCAACATCTCGGATATGCGCGACACCCACTCGCTCGACGTGTTGGTGGCCGGCAAGGACGACATCTTTCATTTGGCCGGCCAGGTGAGCCACGGCGACAGCATGCGCGATCCGCAGCTCGATCTCGAGGTGAATTGCGTCTCGACGATGAACCTGGTCGAGTCGTGTCGCAAGCACAATCCCAGCGCGCGGCTGCTGTATACTTCGACGCGGCAGGTCTATGGCCGGCCGCAGTGCCTGCCCGTCAACGAAGATCACCCCACGGTGCCGCTGGACGTTAACGGCATCAACAAGCTGGCCGCCGAGTATTACCACCTATTGTATCATGTCACCTACGGCGTGCGGTCGGTGGTGCTGCGATTGACCAACACCTATGGGCCGCGCCAGCAGATTCGCAGCAATCGCCAGGGGTTTTGCGGTATTTTCATTCGCCAGGCCCTGCGCGGCGAGGCGATTCAGTTGTTTGGCGGCGGGCAGCAGGTGCGCGACTTTAACTACGTCGACGACGTAATCGACGCCATGTTGCTGGGGCTCGACACCGAAGCCTGCCTGGGACGTGTTTTCAATCTGGGAGCGCCGCGGCATTACTCGCTGGTCGACTTTGTGAACATTTTGCAGCGGCACTGCCAGTTCCCGGTCACCTCGGTGCCGTTCCCCGACGACAAGAAGATCATCGACATCGGTGACTACTACGGCGATTACTCGCGTTTTGCGGCGGCGACCGGATGGCAGCCGCGCGTTGATCTCGAAGCGGGCATCGAGCGTTCGCTCGACTTCTATCGCCAGCACAAGGAAGAATACTGGCTATGA
- a CDS encoding DegT/DnrJ/EryC1/StrS family aminotransferase — protein MFDYREQLAGMREEILAAMTAVLDSGSLILGPRVKQFEKNFAAYLGAPGEAVGVANGTDAIAIALRTLDIGSGDEVLTVSNTAIPTVSAIRMAGATPVFCDVDPQTLLIDLHDAASRITAHTRAIVPVHLFGNAVDMRAVLHFARQHRLRVVEDCAQATGTTLDGQHTGTFGDVGCFSFYPTKNLGAYGDGGLCFTRDAKLAEQMRRIRMYGCAATYYSEREGVNSRLDELQAAVLDVKLRHLDDHLLLRRSIAAQYEVEFAGQIDRPRTTRGASHSYHLYVINSPRRSALIAQLDAQQIGHGIHYPTPIHLMRGYQFLSYGPGSLPVTEQAAGRILSLPCYPELPLLSAARVAAAVVGPAVSRLAA, from the coding sequence ATGTTCGATTACCGCGAGCAGTTGGCGGGCATGCGCGAGGAGATTCTCGCGGCCATGACCGCGGTGCTCGACTCGGGCAGCCTGATCCTTGGCCCGCGCGTGAAGCAGTTTGAAAAGAACTTCGCCGCGTACCTGGGCGCGCCGGGCGAAGCGGTCGGCGTGGCCAACGGCACCGACGCCATCGCCATTGCCCTGCGGACGTTGGACATCGGCTCAGGGGATGAGGTTCTGACCGTCTCGAACACGGCCATCCCGACGGTCAGCGCTATTCGCATGGCGGGTGCCACGCCCGTGTTCTGTGACGTTGATCCGCAGACGCTGCTGATCGATCTGCACGATGCCGCCAGCCGGATCACCGCGCACACCCGGGCGATCGTGCCAGTGCATTTGTTCGGCAACGCCGTCGACATGCGGGCCGTGCTGCATTTTGCCCGGCAGCATCGGCTGCGCGTGGTGGAAGATTGCGCTCAAGCGACGGGTACGACCCTCGATGGCCAGCACACGGGCACGTTTGGCGACGTCGGCTGCTTTTCGTTCTATCCGACCAAGAATCTTGGCGCTTATGGCGACGGTGGCCTGTGCTTCACGCGCGACGCCAAGTTGGCCGAGCAGATGCGGCGCATTCGCATGTATGGCTGCGCGGCGACCTATTACAGCGAGCGCGAAGGGGTCAACAGCCGACTCGACGAACTGCAGGCGGCGGTGCTCGACGTCAAGCTGCGCCACCTGGACGATCACTTGCTGCTGCGTCGTTCGATCGCGGCCCAGTACGAAGTCGAGTTCGCCGGCCAGATCGACCGCCCGCGCACGACCCGCGGGGCCAGCCACAGCTACCACCTATATGTCATCAACTCGCCGCGGCGCTCGGCATTGATTGCACAACTCGACGCCCAGCAGATTGGCCATGGCATTCACTATCCCACGCCCATTCACCTGATGCGGGGTTATCAGTTCCTGAGCTATGGGCCAGGTTCGCTGCCGGTGACTGAGCAAGCGGCGGGGCGGATTCTTTCGCTGCCGTGCTATCCGGAATTGCCGCTCCTGTCGGCGGCGCGCGTGGCCGCCGCTGTCGTCGGCCCGGCCGTGTCACGTCTCGCGGCATAA
- a CDS encoding adenylyltransferase/cytidyltransferase family protein — protein MIAGPFTELWRFRMPVTVFTNGCFDLLHPGHVDLLDRCRALGDRLIVGINSDASVQRLKGPHKPFICEDDRRWMLLALKSVDEVLVFDAPTPLELIEQVRPDVLVKGGDWSVDRIVGAEFVQSYGGRVLSLDLLPGHSSSTLAIEIARKVQQSQCPTGS, from the coding sequence ATGATAGCCGGCCCATTCACCGAACTTTGGCGGTTCCGCATGCCTGTCACTGTCTTTACCAACGGCTGTTTCGATTTGCTCCATCCGGGCCACGTCGACTTGTTGGATCGCTGTCGGGCGCTCGGAGATCGCCTGATTGTCGGAATCAACAGCGACGCCTCGGTGCAGCGGCTCAAAGGCCCGCACAAGCCGTTCATTTGTGAAGATGACCGCCGGTGGATGCTGCTGGCCCTGAAATCGGTGGACGAGGTGTTGGTGTTCGACGCGCCGACCCCGCTCGAATTGATCGAGCAAGTTCGTCCTGACGTGTTGGTCAAGGGAGGCGATTGGTCGGTCGATCGGATCGTTGGGGCCGAGTTCGTGCAATCGTACGGTGGCCGCGTGCTGTCTCTCGATTTGCTGCCCGGCCATTCGTCGAGCACGCTGGCGATCGAAATCGCGCGCAAGGTGCAACAGTCGCAATGCCCGACCGGATCCTGA
- a CDS encoding glycosyltransferase family 9 protein, with product MPDRILIVKLSSLGDVLHALPAGQALRQRFPHAHIGWAVERSHAGLLRGQSWLDETIVWDRGQRGGLLDFVRRLRCGSWDLAIDLQGLFRSGLITWLSGAPRRLGAAQAREGAPWFYTETVSHRTLDCHAVERALELIAPLGATCELAPLVRPYLDFAQPTLHTPGPRLFPLWPAAEDVVAVERWLAASGVDLAREQLVAINPHCRRAANLWPAAKFVALVQQLAKLPNVRVALVGGAPSRALCDQIERDASVPVLRADGQFSLLGSAELFARASVVVTGDTGPMHIAAAVGVPIVALLGATAPARTGPYASNATVIRKRLDCAPCLAKQCRLGQNPPPCMDLIEVREVVDAVVERMQAAPVADEVSQADDLPAGVACWRGASALNARTPFRKSA from the coding sequence ATGCCCGACCGGATCCTGATCGTCAAACTCAGCTCGCTCGGCGACGTGCTTCACGCGCTGCCGGCCGGCCAGGCGCTGCGCCAGCGCTTTCCCCACGCGCATATTGGTTGGGCGGTCGAACGGTCGCATGCCGGCTTGCTGCGCGGCCAGAGCTGGCTCGACGAAACAATCGTCTGGGATCGCGGCCAGCGTGGCGGCCTGCTCGACTTTGTCCGCCGCCTGCGCTGTGGAAGTTGGGATCTTGCCATCGATTTGCAAGGCTTGTTCCGCAGCGGACTGATCACCTGGCTCAGCGGCGCTCCACGGCGGCTGGGCGCCGCCCAGGCGCGTGAAGGCGCTCCTTGGTTCTACACCGAGACGGTTTCCCATCGCACGCTCGATTGTCACGCTGTCGAGCGTGCGCTTGAGCTGATCGCACCACTTGGCGCGACGTGCGAACTGGCGCCACTGGTACGCCCGTATCTCGACTTCGCTCAGCCCACGTTGCATACTCCTGGGCCGCGCTTGTTTCCGCTTTGGCCGGCGGCTGAAGATGTAGTGGCTGTCGAGCGTTGGCTGGCCGCCTCCGGTGTTGACTTGGCGCGCGAGCAACTGGTGGCGATCAATCCCCATTGCCGGCGTGCCGCGAATCTTTGGCCGGCGGCGAAGTTCGTAGCGCTGGTCCAACAACTGGCAAAACTGCCGAATGTTCGCGTGGCGTTGGTCGGCGGTGCGCCATCCCGAGCGCTTTGCGATCAGATCGAGCGCGATGCCAGCGTGCCCGTCCTGCGGGCCGACGGCCAGTTCAGTCTGTTGGGCTCGGCCGAGCTTTTCGCCCGGGCCAGCGTCGTCGTCACCGGCGACACCGGACCGATGCACATCGCCGCGGCGGTCGGCGTGCCGATTGTCGCCTTGCTGGGCGCGACCGCGCCGGCGCGAACCGGTCCCTATGCCTCGAACGCCACGGTGATTCGCAAGCGGCTGGACTGTGCGCCGTGTCTGGCCAAGCAATGCCGACTGGGCCAAAATCCGCCGCCGTGCATGGACTTGATCGAAGTCCGCGAGGTGGTCGATGCGGTGGTTGAGCGAATGCAGGCCGCGCCAGTTGCCGATGAAGTATCGCAGGCTGATGACTTGCCCGCCGGCGTCGCGTGTTGGCGCGGTGCGAGCGCTCTCAATGCCCGAACGCCATTCAGGAAGTCGGCATGA
- a CDS encoding endonuclease/exonuclease/phosphatase family protein produces MNADTPQAESLTQGGRQQRRVWLVGLVVAAALSTWWAASLRMPCGPAAGHEFSGASAVVAVPAEKSVFRLTTFNIHGGRGPNAPVDLNLTAAVLADQDFVGLNEVRGPWLWQSEDQSELLGRQLSLAWLFAPAEERYWHYRFGNGVLSKLPVRDWQRIPLPSPWSDGYRNAVRLALDVHSTTLNVVVTHLTRSDDRERHVQLEAVGDLFLSLAEPAVLMGDLNTTRDDPALQKLLTRPGVVDALGDLPAGRSQGRIDWILTRGLNVAGAGVKETAASDHPMFWIECEMPARILKDAKE; encoded by the coding sequence ATGAATGCCGACACGCCACAGGCTGAGTCGCTAACCCAAGGCGGCCGACAACAGCGGCGCGTTTGGCTGGTCGGGCTCGTAGTAGCCGCCGCCTTGTCGACCTGGTGGGCCGCGTCGCTGCGAATGCCGTGCGGACCCGCGGCGGGGCATGAGTTCAGCGGGGCGTCCGCAGTCGTCGCCGTGCCGGCCGAGAAGAGTGTTTTCCGCCTGACGACATTCAACATTCACGGCGGTCGCGGGCCAAACGCTCCGGTCGACTTGAACCTGACGGCTGCGGTTTTGGCCGATCAGGATTTCGTTGGTTTGAACGAAGTGCGCGGTCCTTGGCTGTGGCAGTCGGAAGATCAGTCTGAGTTGCTAGGTCGGCAGCTTTCACTGGCGTGGCTATTCGCACCAGCAGAAGAGCGTTATTGGCACTATCGGTTCGGCAACGGCGTTCTGTCCAAGCTGCCGGTGCGCGATTGGCAACGTATCCCGCTGCCAAGTCCGTGGAGCGACGGCTATCGGAATGCTGTTCGGCTGGCGCTCGACGTGCATAGCACGACGCTCAACGTCGTCGTAACCCATCTGACGCGCAGCGACGACCGCGAGCGGCATGTTCAACTCGAAGCTGTCGGCGATTTGTTCCTGTCGCTGGCTGAGCCGGCGGTCTTGATGGGAGACTTGAACACGACTCGCGACGATCCGGCGCTGCAAAAATTGCTCACGCGGCCAGGAGTGGTCGACGCGTTGGGCGATCTGCCTGCTGGCCGGTCGCAGGGACGGATCGATTGGATTCTCACCCGAGGGTTGAATGTCGCAGGCGCTGGCGTCAAAGAGACCGCGGCTAGCGATCACCCCATGTTTTGGATCGAATGCGAGATGCCGGCGAGAATCTTGAAAGACGCCAAGGAATAA
- a CDS encoding 50S ribosome-binding GTPase → MSIDFQTWAAKLQRLHGLLRSLAPAGNARGIAGPAGQEWFELLERKLLPQATAQPWLVVAAVGGTNIGKSLIFNLLAGENASAVSPLAAGTRHPVCLTPPGFDDELTLGQVFTDFTLRRWQSADDSLGTEDANLLFWRAGRNVPPRLLLLDTPDVDSDAPVNWQRADAIRQSADVLLAVLTQQKYNDAAVKQFFRRAAAADKPVIVIFNQCDVPDDAPYWPLWLETFCRETGVTPELVYVVPHDRAAANELRLPFYDVGRDGRQPVGTPGDLRHELAALHFDAIKIRTFRGALTRVLDREQGCRRWLDEFRHTAAAFDTARRELSLRELARLDWPTVPTSLLVDEIVAWWDAQRAGWLRSVHGAYRTMGNWLVWPAQAAWRQIAGEARDPIAEFHQDERLAVVETVEAVIAQLERLANVGNDILRPRLQALLAGHSRVALIEELRTAYEQLPEIDDEYRQFLRHELETWQQENPRARSWLRSIDVAAGVARPAITISLAVGGGFLAADVVHQAAVQAAGHTATQWAADAAITSGVTVGGEALVSLSGQGMKQAWGRLFLRLQTRFAEQRARWLAQWLEAHWLRDLFEELRAGAELVELPAFHETNTLLDELSEVRE, encoded by the coding sequence ATGAGCATCGACTTCCAGACCTGGGCCGCGAAGCTCCAGCGGCTTCATGGCCTGCTCCGATCGCTCGCCCCGGCGGGGAATGCACGTGGCATCGCCGGCCCCGCTGGTCAGGAATGGTTCGAGCTGCTCGAACGCAAGCTGCTGCCCCAGGCGACCGCCCAGCCGTGGTTGGTCGTGGCAGCCGTCGGCGGCACGAACATCGGCAAGAGCCTGATCTTTAACCTGCTGGCGGGCGAGAACGCCAGCGCCGTCAGCCCCCTGGCCGCCGGCACGAGGCACCCGGTTTGTTTGACGCCTCCTGGGTTTGACGACGAACTGACGCTCGGCCAGGTCTTCACCGACTTTACGCTCCGGCGGTGGCAATCGGCCGACGACTCGCTGGGAACCGAGGACGCCAACTTGCTTTTCTGGCGCGCTGGCCGGAACGTGCCCCCCCGGCTGTTGCTGCTCGACACGCCCGACGTCGACTCCGACGCACCGGTCAATTGGCAACGCGCCGATGCCATTCGCCAGTCGGCCGATGTGCTGCTGGCCGTGTTGACTCAGCAAAAGTACAACGACGCCGCTGTCAAACAGTTCTTCCGCCGCGCCGCGGCCGCCGACAAGCCGGTGATCGTGATCTTCAACCAGTGCGATGTCCCCGACGACGCCCCGTATTGGCCCCTGTGGCTCGAAACCTTCTGCCGCGAGACGGGCGTTACGCCCGAGTTGGTGTACGTTGTGCCCCACGATCGGGCCGCGGCCAATGAGCTGCGGCTGCCGTTTTATGACGTTGGCCGTGATGGCCGTCAGCCAGTTGGGACGCCAGGGGATTTGCGTCATGAACTGGCGGCACTTCATTTCGACGCGATCAAGATTCGGACGTTTCGCGGCGCGCTGACCCGCGTGCTCGATCGCGAGCAAGGCTGCCGGCGTTGGCTCGACGAGTTCCGCCATACGGCCGCGGCATTTGACACAGCGCGTCGAGAATTGTCGTTGCGCGAATTGGCGAGGCTCGACTGGCCCACCGTACCGACGTCGCTGTTGGTCGATGAGATTGTCGCCTGGTGGGATGCGCAACGCGCCGGCTGGCTGCGCTCGGTCCACGGGGCGTATCGTACGATGGGCAATTGGCTGGTCTGGCCGGCGCAAGCTGCCTGGCGACAAATCGCCGGCGAGGCCCGCGATCCGATTGCCGAGTTTCATCAGGACGAGCGATTGGCCGTAGTCGAGACCGTGGAAGCAGTGATCGCGCAGCTTGAGCGGCTGGCAAACGTCGGCAATGACATCTTGCGCCCAAGGTTGCAAGCATTACTGGCCGGTCATTCGCGGGTGGCATTGATCGAGGAACTTCGCACGGCCTACGAGCAACTCCCCGAGATCGATGATGAGTATCGCCAGTTCCTGCGTCATGAGTTAGAGACGTGGCAGCAGGAGAATCCTCGCGCGCGGAGCTGGCTCCGCTCGATCGATGTGGCCGCCGGGGTAGCCCGTCCGGCCATCACGATTTCGCTGGCTGTCGGCGGCGGGTTTCTGGCCGCCGACGTGGTCCACCAGGCCGCGGTGCAAGCCGCCGGGCACACGGCCACCCAATGGGCGGCCGACGCGGCCATTACCAGTGGCGTGACCGTGGGGGGCGAGGCGCTGGTGAGTCTGTCGGGGCAGGGGATGAAGCAAGCCTGGGGGAGGCTATTCCTCCGCCTGCAAACTCGCTTTGCCGAGCAACGCGCCCGCTGGCTGGCCCAGTGGCTCGAAGCACATTGGCTGCGCGATTTGTTCGAGGAACTGCGGGCCGGAGCCGAGCTGGTCGAGCTGCCAGCTTTTCATGAAACGAACACGTTACTTGACGAGCTGAGCGAAGTTCGCGAATGA
- a CDS encoding sulfatase-like hydrolase/transferase has translation MQRTLVWFLGLLATGLAIAEQAHAAPADRPNVIVILCDDLGYGDLGCYGQEKYHTPRIDQLAKDGARLTHFYSCCPFCAPSRAALQTGRYQFRTGLVDNPAPDAGPKADELGIGDDEITVADLLQSAGYHTACVGKWHLGHKPKFHPLKHGYDEYYGIMYSNDMHPVQMYDGNVRVQSVVMQAALTKAYTERALKIIDRHQREPFFLLLSHAMPHKPLAPSARFYGRSGGGLYGDVMTELDWSVGAIVDKLKDLELSEKTLILFTSDNGPWYGGSTGGLRGMKGQTWEGGIRVPLIACWPGKITGEHVSAQIAVMPDIFSTVLKAAGVSEPSDRKIDGRDLMPILTSNAEPIHDAVFSLKGPELCTVVSGSWKLHGPRSGPRVQTVMKASELYRDPRAPDGVRILAPREQYHPSNLPGVATGDSEGDWLLFNLAEDPAEQHNVARDNQNVVNRLRKLFDEMLAEMPEPMREATLNGPKAKEAEKAKSGDKAKDAKPADAKDGEKSEPKK, from the coding sequence ATGCAGCGAACGCTTGTTTGGTTCCTTGGTTTGCTTGCCACTGGGTTGGCGATTGCGGAGCAAGCGCACGCCGCGCCGGCCGATCGCCCCAACGTGATTGTGATCCTGTGTGACGATCTGGGCTACGGAGACCTGGGCTGCTATGGACAAGAGAAGTATCACACGCCGCGGATCGATCAACTGGCCAAAGACGGCGCGCGGCTGACGCACTTTTATAGTTGCTGCCCGTTTTGTGCTCCGTCGCGCGCGGCCTTGCAGACGGGGCGCTACCAATTCCGCACCGGCCTGGTCGACAACCCCGCACCCGACGCCGGCCCCAAGGCCGACGAGCTGGGCATTGGCGACGATGAAATCACCGTGGCCGACTTGCTGCAGTCGGCCGGCTATCACACCGCCTGTGTCGGCAAATGGCACTTGGGGCACAAGCCAAAGTTCCACCCGCTGAAACATGGCTATGACGAATACTATGGCATCATGTACAGCAACGACATGCACCCGGTGCAGATGTACGACGGCAATGTCCGCGTCCAGTCAGTGGTGATGCAAGCCGCGTTGACCAAGGCCTACACCGAGCGCGCTCTGAAGATCATTGACCGGCACCAGCGCGAGCCGTTCTTTTTGTTGTTGTCGCATGCCATGCCCCACAAGCCGCTGGCCCCTTCGGCGCGATTCTACGGCAGGAGTGGCGGCGGTTTGTACGGCGACGTGATGACCGAGCTCGATTGGAGCGTCGGCGCGATCGTCGACAAGCTCAAGGATCTCGAGCTCAGCGAAAAGACTTTGATTCTCTTTACCAGTGACAACGGTCCCTGGTACGGCGGCAGCACGGGCGGTCTGCGCGGCATGAAAGGACAAACCTGGGAAGGGGGCATTCGCGTGCCGCTGATCGCCTGCTGGCCAGGCAAGATCACGGGCGAGCACGTTTCGGCCCAGATCGCGGTCATGCCCGACATTTTCAGCACAGTCCTCAAGGCGGCCGGTGTTTCCGAGCCGAGCGACCGCAAGATCGACGGCCGCGATTTGATGCCCATTCTGACTAGCAACGCCGAGCCGATCCATGACGCGGTCTTTTCGCTGAAAGGCCCCGAGTTGTGTACCGTGGTCAGCGGCAGTTGGAAACTGCACGGTCCACGGTCGGGGCCGCGCGTGCAGACGGTGATGAAGGCGAGCGAGTTGTATCGCGACCCACGGGCACCCGACGGAGTGCGCATCTTGGCGCCGCGCGAGCAGTATCACCCCAGCAATCTCCCCGGTGTGGCGACGGGGGATAGTGAAGGGGATTGGCTGCTATTCAATTTGGCCGAAGATCCGGCCGAGCAACACAACGTGGCCCGCGACAATCAAAATGTGGTCAATCGGCTCCGCAAGTTGTTCGATGAGATGCTTGCCGAGATGCCCGAGCCCATGCGCGAAGCGACGCTGAACGGGCCCAAGGCAAAGGAAGCCGAAAAGGCGAAGAGCGGCGACAAAGCCAAAGACGCCAAGCCTGCCGACGCCAAAGATGGCGAAAAGTCAGAGCCTAAGAAATAG